The genomic window AGAACAAATCCTGAACTCAGCTAAGTTTGGTAATGCTGAAGCTCAAAATAAAATGGGTATTATCTATGTTAAAGCAGAAGATCAATCTGAATCAGGTCAGGAAGCATTTGGCTGGTTCCAAAAATCTGCATTACAGGGGCTTGCTGTTGCACAGTTTAATTTGGGTGCATGCTTTTACAACGGATTCGGTGTTGAAGAGAATCTAACAGAAGCTTGCCGTTGGTTTGCTCTATCTGCAGGAGGTGGATGTAGTGATGCACAATTTGAGATTGGTCGCTGTTATTGTTATGGACTAGGAGTGACGGAAGATTTCAAGCGTGGGTACAAATGGCTTGTTGCTGCTGGAAATATAGGACATGCTCATGCTCAACACTTGGTCGGTAAATGTTTTTTTCAAGGAGATAAAGTTGATTTAGACTATTCAAAAGCAGTGTATTGGTATAGAAAGGCTGCTGATCAGGGTTTTGCAGAGGCACAAAGGGATCTTGCGATATGCTATTTAAATGGTTTTGGAGTTAAAGAGGATAAATCTCAAGCTGCTTATTTTTACCGTGAATCTGCATTTCAAGGATATGCTGCAGCACAATATGATTTTGGATGGTGTATGGTAGCCGGGATAGGTGTTAAACAAGACAAAATACAGGGTGTAAGCTGGTGGCGAAAGGCTGCAGAGCAAAATTTTATCGATGCACAGTTGGATATGGGTAAGGCATATGAAAAAGGTTTAGGCTTAACCCAAAGCTATAAGGAATCATTATTTTGGTATTTAGTTGCAGCGGCGAATGGCAACAAGGAAGCAAAAGAAAATATGGTGCCAGTTTTTGGGGAAGTATCTGCTGAAGATCATAATGTGGTTTCTGAGAGAGCATCAATCTTTGTAGGTCTATCAAGTTTAAATCTAAAACATAGAAAAGTACAGTTTCTCAATTGATTGAAAAATGAGTAAGACAATATATAGGTCAACTTCTTTCAATTCCATGACTAAATCGAATTATCCACTTGTAGCGGTAGAAATTATTATTTGGGAAGATGGGTTAAGAGTATATACTTATGATATCGGTTTTGAGCCTCCATTTTATGATATTTGCGTTGATCCGGCCCCTTTTAGCCCTGTTAGACCACCTTACACTAAGGAAAAGGGAATTAAAATTCTGGAGGAGAAAGGAATTTTTGCGGAAAACTGGGTTTATGTTGACAATCTTCTGGCGTATGAATGTAATGCACTTATCAGGTCGGATATCCGTTCTGATATCCGAAAAATTTTCGGTTACGAGGATGAACTTCCAAAACCTATAAGTCGCGCTGTTGGACTATCAGCGGTTAATACGTTATCAAGATTCTCAGGACAACCCGCAAACATACAAATTAAGTTTTTGGAAAAATGCACAAAAGAAATTGAGGATGGCATTAACATGCTTATGATGTTTCCCAAAACAGAAGAAATAGACGAATTAAGGGCTTTCACAGGCAACGGTTTGCTTCAATTTCATATGCTAAGCGAAAACAATCGTGCTGGGTTTGTTCTCGACAATCAATTTTACAACATAGCTCTCGTTACAATAATTGAAACCGAATACATGTGTATGCTTTTTGATTTCTCGAGCAAATATTGCCTTAGTAAGGGAGTAATCACAGAACTTATAATTAATTTACCTAAATATAATCGGACCTACATTCTTAATAGTAGTGGATTGGCATGAAATTGGGATCCTAATATTTGTATGGAGTAGTAGTAAAATATCTTAAACAAGTTCTCTTGACCAAAACTCCTAATCTATAAGATGGACTCTATGAGCTTAAGTCTTGTCTGGTGGGGCAGAAAAGAGTAGCTTTAGAGCAACAACTTCAACTTTATCAACCGCAATGTTTTTGACCTTGATGACTCTTCCACAAACGAAATCATGTATATTGTTGAAGCCGCCAAAGGCATGGAACTGTAGACAACTCTGAGTTCAGTGAAGTGTCATTACCCTCAACGTTATCCGCTTTCTTAATCGCCTCGATCGTGCCAACCATTACTGAGCAGTTCTTTCAATGCCGAACTGAATTCCCTGAGTACCGACCGCGTGAAGGCGAAGTGCCCCGTTCTTTGGTAATATACCGCAAAGCAATTTAGCATACAAGCTCGGGATTCCGGTCTCCCAGCCGGCTGGCCATTAAACACGAACCACTAACTTTTATGAATCCCATAATACATAAAATGGTTGAATAATTTGAACAGTCTCGTATTTTTTAAATCATCTTCCCACGGAAATGTCTTGACAAATTGACGAGGAATATTTTGACTAATACAAGAGCGTAGATTTGCACTGGCAAATCCGCCATAGTATTGTAATTGGTAGCCAGACAAGGAGATAAAAATGAAGTATTTCAGAAAGCTGACCGGAGAGAAGTGTTATCTTTCGCCGATTTCGATCGACGATGCTGAAAGATACACTGAATGGGTGAACGATCTCGAGATTGGGCAACTCATGCTCTTATCCTCCACCGTGATCGATATCGATCGCGAACGTGAAACGCTAAAAGAACTGATGAAAAAGGACATTGTCTTTGCCATCGTGGAGAAAGACACCAACAAGGTAATCGGAAATTGCGGATTACACATGGTCAACGAAGTGCACCGCCGCGCCTGTTTCGGCATTTTCATCGGTGAAAAAACCTATTGGAATCAAGGCATCGGCACAGAAGCCACAGCCCTGATCCTGGATTATGGCTTTAACATCATGAATCTCAACAATATCACCCTCGAAGTGGTGGCATATAACCATCGCGCCATCCGCTGCTATGAAAAGGTCGGATTCAAATATATCGGCACCCGGAGAAACTACGTCTATATGGCGGGAAAATATCACGACGTGATGATCTACGACATCCTGGCGAGTGAATTCGAGAGCCCTTATGTAAAACGCGTTTTTGAGCTCAGCACCAGTGACGAAGCGGGACGCAGCAAGATCACGATCGTCTAAATGTTTCGAAATATCAAGGGACAGGATCACGCTCTGCAAATCCTGAGCACGGCGATCGACAACGACCGCATCGCTCAGGCATATCTCTTTCATGGCATGAGCGGAGTGGGCAAATTCACCACCGCGCTCTATTTTGGGATGGCGCTCAATTGCCTCTCCAAGAACGAATTCCGCCCCTGCGGAGTCTGTTCCTCCTGCCATAAATTCCTCTGCTTGGATCATCCGGATTTCATCTACGTTTTCCCCACGCCGAATCTGCAACTCACTGCCGAGGGAGAGATTAAGAAAAAGGAAGTCCGGGTGGAATATGAAGCTTTTTTCAAAAACAAAATTGAAAGCCCCTGGCTGGATTTCTATTTCAGTTCCGGCACGGAGATACGTAAGGACAGCATCGCAGGTTTGATCAGACGTCTCGAGATCTCAAGCTATGAAGCAATCTAC from Candidatus Cloacimonadaceae bacterium includes these protein-coding regions:
- a CDS encoding tetratricopeptide repeat protein; this encodes MSIEQILNSAKFGNAEAQNKMGIIYVKAEDQSESGQEAFGWFQKSALQGLAVAQFNLGACFYNGFGVEENLTEACRWFALSAGGGCSDAQFEIGRCYCYGLGVTEDFKRGYKWLVAAGNIGHAHAQHLVGKCFFQGDKVDLDYSKAVYWYRKAADQGFAEAQRDLAICYLNGFGVKEDKSQAAYFYRESAFQGYAAAQYDFGWCMVAGIGVKQDKIQGVSWWRKAAEQNFIDAQLDMGKAYEKGLGLTQSYKESLFWYLVAAANGNKEAKENMVPVFGEVSAEDHNVVSERASIFVGLSSLNLKHRKVQFLN
- a CDS encoding GNAT family protein encodes the protein MKYFRKLTGEKCYLSPISIDDAERYTEWVNDLEIGQLMLLSSTVIDIDRERETLKELMKKDIVFAIVEKDTNKVIGNCGLHMVNEVHRRACFGIFIGEKTYWNQGIGTEATALILDYGFNIMNLNNITLEVVAYNHRAIRCYEKVGFKYIGTRRNYVYMAGKYHDVMIYDILASEFESPYVKRVFELSTSDEAGRSKITIV